One Brassica napus cultivar Da-Ae chromosome C4, Da-Ae, whole genome shotgun sequence genomic region harbors:
- the LOC111203053 gene encoding uncharacterized protein LOC111203053, with protein MSSSSSDGLDERIDELVDEIVEDYYNDIVEDQPDDEGNRAYIERDREGGDDQLWNDYFSEDPTYSAQIFRRRFRMKKNLFLRIVRALKQNFIFFQQRKDATGRWGLSSLQKCTAAIRLLAYGTAADSVDEYLRLADTTAHSCLHHFTHAVIQLFGEEYLRRPTKEDLQRLLYIGEQRGFPGMVGSIDCTLNDINVLDRSPVFDDILEGRAPRVRYMVNGHMYKLAYYLTDGIYPKWSTFIQSITLPQCPKQALFAKWQEAARKDVERAFGVLQARFTIVKNPVRTLDIEKIWKIMRACIILHNMIVEDERDGYTNRVNISDFQEGESSRTSEVLNEIPTLFNDTFHDRNDLRDRQTLDRLKNDLIENIWNKFGNQD; from the exons atgtcatcatcttcatccgaTGGTCTAGACGAAAGAATAGACGAACTTGTTGATGAAATCGTTGAAGATTACTACAACGACATAGTGGAGGACCAACCCGATGATGAGGGGAACCGTGCTTATATTGAACGAGACCGTGAAGGAGGAGATGATCAGTTATGGAATGACTACTTCAGTGAAGACCCGACATACTCGGCACAAATATTTAGAAGACGTTTCCGCATGAAAAAGAATTTATTCCTGCGTATTGTCAGAGCCCTCAAGCAGAACTTTATATTCTTTCAGCAGAGAAAAGATGCAACCGGGAGGTGGGGTCTATCATCACTACAAAAGTGTACGGCGGCTATTCGTCTGCTTGCTTATGGTACAGCGGCTGACTCggttgacgaatatctccgacttgctGACACCACAGCACACTCTTGTTTACATCATTTCACTCACGCAGTTATACAGTTATTTGGCGAGGAGTATCTACGACGACCCACAAAggaggatcttcaacgactactctATATTGGAGAGCAACGCGGTTTTCCAGGGATGGTCGGGAGCATTGACT gtaccttaaacgatattaatgtcCTCGATCGGTCTCCTGTTTTTGACGATATTTTAGAAGGTCGAGCTCCGAGGGTAAGGTACATGGTCAACGGACACATGTATAAGTTGGCATACTATCTCACAgacggtatatatccaaaatggtcaacatttatccaatctatcacaCTCCCTCAATGTCCCAAACAAGCGTTATTTGCTAAATGGCAAGAAGCAGCCCGAAAAGATGTTGAGCGGGcatttggagtattgcaagctcGGTTTACGATTGTGAAAAACCCGGTTCGTACATTGGACATAGAGAAGATatggaagattatgagagcatgtatcatactacacaatatgatagttgaaGATGAACGAGATGGTTATACAAACCGTGttaatatttcagattttcaAGAAGGAGAATCTTCCAGAACCTCGGAGGTCCTAAACGAAATTCCTACATTGTTCAATGATACATTTCACGACCGCAATGATCTTCGTGATAGGCAAACTCTTGATCGATTGAAGAATGATTTGATCGAAAACATTTGGAATAAATTTGGTAATCAAGATTAA